One Solibacillus sp. R5-41 DNA segment encodes these proteins:
- a CDS encoding LysM peptidoglycan-binding domain-containing protein, protein MRVHIVQKGDTLWKIAKQYSIGFEDLKRLNAHLANPDYIVPGMEIILPDGGTKKEKEVMHKAIVKEQEKPVKPIVKEKPIVPTPVPTPTPVPVPLPVQPRPLWQGDFYYQPPAVPVQIPNWQQTHVHFQPTIEAPIMTPTPQPLPVPPTPTPMPIPPPVMPQPQPQPQPPIFIQPPIQHHCMPPMQHHCMPHFMPPMQHHCMPHFMPPMQHHCMQPMPMPICQNCHGIRMEDSPAFMPMYQEESPIAQMDHGHDRDQQVRHYYNEMQNMNLMPMPMPMPMPNSCGCQESPMMPMQNSCGCQQPPMMPYPTPYPMPMYMMPQMHPQMNPMPHPPKSCH, encoded by the coding sequence GTGCGAGTTCATATTGTTCAAAAAGGTGATACATTATGGAAAATTGCCAAGCAATATTCCATTGGCTTTGAAGATTTAAAGCGATTAAATGCTCATTTAGCAAATCCTGATTATATTGTTCCGGGGATGGAAATTATCTTACCTGATGGAGGAACAAAGAAGGAAAAAGAAGTAATGCACAAGGCTATTGTGAAAGAGCAGGAAAAACCAGTAAAACCGATTGTGAAGGAAAAACCGATAGTCCCAACACCAGTTCCAACACCAACTCCAGTACCAGTTCCACTACCTGTTCAGCCAAGACCTTTGTGGCAAGGGGATTTTTATTACCAGCCCCCTGCAGTACCCGTACAAATCCCGAATTGGCAACAAACACATGTCCATTTTCAACCAACTATTGAAGCCCCAATCATGACACCTACACCACAACCGCTGCCAGTTCCGCCAACACCTACTCCAATGCCAATACCACCGCCTGTTATGCCACAACCGCAACCACAACCACAACCACCGATTTTTATTCAGCCACCGATACAGCACCATTGTATGCCGCCAATGCAACATCATTGTATGCCACACTTCATGCCACCGATGCAACATCATTGTATGCCACATTTCATGCCACCAATGCAACACCATTGCATGCAACCGATGCCAATGCCGATTTGTCAAAACTGTCATGGCATAAGAATGGAAGATTCCCCAGCATTTATGCCGATGTATCAGGAAGAATCGCCAATTGCGCAGATGGATCATGGTCACGACAGGGATCAGCAAGTTCGACATTACTATAATGAAATGCAAAATATGAATCTGATGCCAATGCCAATGCCGATGCCGATGCCGAATTCATGTGGCTGTCAAGAATCGCCGATGATGCCAATGCAAAATTCATGTGGCTGCCAACAACCGCCGATGATGCCATATCCAACTCCATACCCAATGCCAATGTACATGATGCCACAGATGCATCCGCAAATGAATCCGATGCCACATCCACCGAAGTCATGTCATTAG
- a CDS encoding transcription repressor NadR, with translation MKKMLGEERRHELLALLKNATQPLTGTDLAKHTNVSRQVIVNDMNLLKARNEPIVSTSQGYIYMHNMLQTRFERKIVCMHTAKQAKEELFVLVDCGVTVESVIVEHPVYGELTASIRVSNRLEVEHFMKRVQETNAQFLSALTDGTHLHVISATAEENLNLAEAKLRALGILVEN, from the coding sequence ATGAAAAAAATGTTAGGTGAAGAGCGACGTCATGAGCTGCTCGCCCTATTAAAAAATGCGACACAACCATTAACTGGCACAGATTTAGCAAAGCATACAAATGTGTCACGTCAAGTAATCGTCAATGATATGAACTTATTAAAAGCACGAAATGAACCAATTGTTTCAACGAGCCAAGGCTATATTTACATGCACAATATGCTACAGACGCGATTTGAGCGTAAAATTGTTTGCATGCATACCGCAAAGCAGGCAAAGGAAGAGCTATTTGTGTTAGTCGATTGCGGTGTAACAGTTGAAAGTGTCATTGTTGAGCATCCGGTTTATGGAGAATTAACTGCGTCTATCCGCGTTTCAAACCGTTTAGAAGTAGAACATTTTATGAAGCGAGTTCAAGAAACAAATGCACAATTTCTTTCCGCTTTAACAGATGGTACCCATTTACATGTGATAAGTGCCACAGCTGAGGAAAACTTAAATTTAGCAGAGGCAAAACTAAGAGCGCTCGGTATATTAGTGGAAAATTAA
- a CDS encoding FtsW/RodA/SpoVE family cell cycle protein, with protein MNISDFLHAVTSYIRSKEAKVHVRQELKQHIENAKKAWLQKGYTESEAEQKAIAEMGSASQLGKSLNKIHKPKWDWLLISLMAVIFLLSFLPLLALPEGLGQYNSSILIEKKVFHILIGFFLIFSFMLIDYRKLLRFDLYFYATGMAILLFLELFPNQFVNGQAIFVMGPIVVQVWVALPFLLVAWAGFFTRRQWKLWQLLTLFFISCYPILANPSLAALLIYIIVVAVLFLCSHYTKKQKIVLLSSFFLVGGSLLGFSISQAMPYQLDRLNGFISPEKNADGSGYYYLLLERALSEGGWFGANEVLLIPDSHTDFAFVQIVHVYGLAVGLLVASILLLVAIRSIWIARFIQNPFGKMLIIGGVTLYSSQFMYAILIVLGLVPIIAIPIPFISYGMVPVTINAFVIGIILSVYRRKSYPKSQFT; from the coding sequence ATGAACATTTCTGATTTTTTACATGCCGTTACAAGCTATATTCGCTCAAAAGAAGCGAAAGTACATGTGCGACAAGAATTAAAGCAGCATATAGAGAATGCCAAAAAGGCGTGGCTACAAAAAGGCTATACAGAGTCAGAAGCGGAGCAAAAGGCCATTGCGGAAATGGGCAGTGCAAGCCAGTTAGGAAAATCACTCAATAAAATTCACAAACCAAAATGGGATTGGCTGTTAATCAGTTTAATGGCGGTTATTTTTCTTTTAAGCTTCTTACCGCTACTTGCTTTACCAGAAGGACTAGGACAATATAATAGTTCAATATTAATTGAAAAGAAAGTGTTTCATATTTTAATTGGATTTTTTTTAATTTTCAGTTTTATGTTGATTGATTACAGAAAGCTACTGCGCTTTGACCTGTATTTTTATGCTACGGGAATGGCTATTTTACTGTTCCTTGAATTGTTTCCAAATCAATTTGTAAATGGTCAAGCAATTTTCGTAATGGGGCCGATTGTTGTGCAAGTATGGGTGGCATTACCATTTTTACTAGTCGCATGGGCAGGCTTTTTTACGAGAAGGCAATGGAAATTATGGCAGCTACTCACGTTATTTTTCATTTCATGTTACCCGATACTAGCCAATCCTAGTTTGGCAGCGTTATTAATTTACATCATTGTCGTTGCTGTTTTATTTTTATGTAGTCATTATACGAAGAAACAAAAAATCGTCCTACTTAGTAGTTTCTTTTTAGTAGGAGGAAGTTTACTTGGCTTTTCGATTTCTCAAGCAATGCCGTATCAATTAGATCGCCTTAATGGTTTTATCTCACCAGAAAAAAACGCAGATGGTTCAGGTTACTATTATTTGTTATTGGAACGAGCTTTAAGTGAAGGCGGATGGTTCGGGGCGAATGAGGTTTTATTAATACCTGATAGTCATACTGATTTTGCATTTGTCCAAATTGTCCATGTTTACGGGCTTGCCGTGGGGCTTCTCGTTGCTAGTATCCTACTGTTAGTAGCAATTCGAAGTATATGGATCGCACGCTTCATACAAAATCCGTTTGGTAAAATGTTAATTATTGGTGGTGTGACACTGTATAGTAGTCAATTCATGTATGCAATTTTAATCGTGCTCGGGCTTGTTCCGATTATCGCAATCCCAATTCCATTCATTAGTTATGGGATGGTGCCTGTTACCATAAACGCGTTTGTTATTGGTATAATTTTGAGTGTATATAGAAGAAAAAGCTATCCAAAAAGTCAATTTACCTGA
- a CDS encoding helix-turn-helix transcriptional regulator, whose translation MDDRLKNLKKAMNESIFSQVEFTATHRERVQQQLNESQVEQHILSLLVDKKSGIELAQLLHARGVREIFNNEGIIYSILHEQENKGRIISQWDDTGGKYYQLTNSGLKWLRSQNRESKTHFKIKHRLLEVRLNEHF comes from the coding sequence ATGGATGACCGATTAAAAAACTTAAAAAAAGCGATGAATGAATCTATTTTTTCCCAGGTAGAATTTACAGCTACTCACCGAGAACGTGTACAGCAACAGTTGAATGAATCACAAGTAGAACAACATATTTTGTCACTGCTCGTGGATAAAAAATCTGGAATTGAATTAGCACAGCTTTTACATGCACGAGGTGTACGGGAGATTTTTAATAATGAAGGCATTATTTATTCGATTTTACATGAGCAAGAAAATAAGGGACGCATTATCTCACAGTGGGATGACACAGGGGGGAAATACTATCAACTGACGAACAGTGGATTGAAATGGCTGCGTTCTCAAAATCGAGAATCAAAGACCCACTTTAAAATCAAACACCGATTGTTGGAGGTGCGACTGAATGAACATTTCTGA
- a CDS encoding sigma-70 family RNA polymerase sigma factor, which yields MDSYLMQTTTTQTNEEIIDELMNTYGQDVLQLVVQYVHNVTIAEDLTQEIFIKCYKALPTFQQQSSIKTWLWRIAINHTKDYLKCWYFKKVDLIEQTYLQEQTSHQTVETIVIQRDEDYALVNAVMQLPIKYREVIYLCYYEEQTMKEIADVLQVNENTIKTRLRKGKRLLKKQLEGEFNG from the coding sequence ATGGATAGCTACCTAATGCAAACGACAACAACACAAACGAATGAAGAAATCATCGATGAATTAATGAACACATATGGTCAAGATGTATTGCAACTTGTTGTGCAATACGTACATAACGTGACAATCGCCGAAGATTTAACACAGGAAATTTTTATAAAATGCTACAAAGCACTTCCGACCTTTCAGCAGCAATCTTCGATAAAAACATGGCTTTGGCGTATCGCAATTAATCATACGAAGGATTATTTAAAATGCTGGTATTTCAAAAAAGTTGATTTAATTGAACAAACTTATTTACAGGAACAGACGAGCCATCAAACGGTGGAAACGATCGTTATACAACGAGATGAAGATTATGCGCTCGTCAATGCTGTCATGCAATTACCGATCAAGTACCGGGAAGTCATTTATTTATGTTATTACGAGGAGCAAACGATGAAGGAAATCGCCGACGTTTTACAAGTGAATGAGAATACCATCAAAACTAGATTGCGTAAAGGCAAACGACTACTAAAGAAACAGTTGGAGGGTGAGTTCAATGGATGA
- a CDS encoding thiol-disulfide oxidoreductase DCC family protein — protein sequence MKSIVLFDGECNVCDASVQFILKHDAQGYFQFASLQSEIGQSLLKQYDIPPATNSLVLIDQGKAYIQSTAALKIAKNLDGLWKWCYGAMLIPPAIRNRAYNILANNRYKWFGKKEACLLPTNEQRKRFL from the coding sequence TTGAAAAGCATTGTGCTTTTTGATGGTGAATGTAATGTTTGTGATGCAAGCGTCCAGTTTATTTTAAAACATGATGCGCAAGGCTATTTTCAATTTGCCTCGTTACAAAGTGAAATCGGGCAATCCTTATTAAAGCAATACGACATTCCACCAGCGACCAATAGTTTAGTGCTTATTGATCAAGGGAAGGCGTATATCCAATCCACAGCTGCTTTAAAAATCGCCAAAAACTTAGACGGCTTGTGGAAATGGTGTTATGGCGCAATGTTGATACCACCAGCGATTCGTAATCGTGCGTATAATATACTGGCCAATAATCGATACAAATGGTTTGGAAAAAAAGAAGCGTGTCTCTTGCCAACGAATGAACAGAGAAAACGCTTCTTATAA
- the pheA gene encoding prephenate dehydratase, with translation MSEQNWGKRIAYLGPEASFTYLATKGLFPNEWHIPYASIPDCIEAVTEGKVDLAVVPVENALEGSVPLTVDYLFHEASLYVTAEVMSKIQQHLLVNKKYAGDWKALEEIYSHPHALAQCHKYLYYNHALVEQTPYSSTAAAAALVSQTEDRCIAAIANESAAEKYGLHIVQKNIHDFHFNHTRFFVLSKQNTRHAIVPLQAQPKTSFMVTLPTDISGALHQVLSVFAWRKLNLSKIESRPLKTGLGNYFFIIDILADEEEPMMKGAVEELHALGCEVKSLGTYFTYATPE, from the coding sequence ATGTCAGAACAAAATTGGGGAAAACGCATTGCTTATTTAGGTCCAGAAGCATCCTTTACCTATTTGGCAACGAAAGGTTTATTCCCGAATGAATGGCATATACCTTATGCATCGATTCCGGACTGTATTGAAGCTGTTACAGAAGGGAAAGTAGATTTAGCTGTTGTACCAGTGGAAAATGCGTTAGAAGGCTCTGTTCCTTTAACGGTTGACTATTTATTTCACGAGGCTAGTTTGTATGTAACCGCAGAGGTCATGTCAAAAATTCAGCAGCATTTACTTGTTAATAAAAAATATGCAGGAGATTGGAAAGCGCTAGAAGAAATTTATTCGCATCCACATGCACTCGCGCAATGTCATAAGTATTTATATTATAATCATGCACTCGTTGAACAAACACCGTATTCTTCAACAGCGGCGGCAGCAGCACTTGTTTCTCAAACAGAGGACCGTTGTATTGCGGCGATTGCCAATGAATCTGCTGCAGAAAAATATGGATTACATATCGTCCAAAAAAATATTCATGATTTTCATTTTAACCATACACGATTTTTTGTCCTGTCAAAGCAAAATACAAGACACGCCATTGTCCCGTTGCAAGCGCAGCCAAAAACGTCATTTATGGTAACATTGCCGACAGATATTTCTGGGGCATTGCATCAAGTATTATCCGTTTTTGCATGGCGCAAACTCAATTTAAGTAAAATTGAATCACGTCCTTTAAAGACAGGTCTAGGGAATTATTTCTTCATTATTGATATACTAGCAGATGAAGAGGAACCAATGATGAAGGGTGCAGTCGAGGAGCTTCATGCGCTCGGTTGCGAGGTGAAATCGCTCGGTACATACTTCACTTATGCTACACCGGAATGA
- a CDS encoding ACT domain-containing protein, producing the protein MKNVANQRYYLVREDVLTDAMQKTLEAKQLLQNGTVASIWDAVKEVDLSRSAFYKYRDAVFPFHSIVQERILTIFIQLQDRKGTLAKLLETVSEAHCNVLTIHQTIPIQGRANVTLSLDVTSMSYELDDLVRSLKQLEFIESAEVISSGAL; encoded by the coding sequence ATGAAAAACGTTGCAAATCAACGATATTATTTAGTGCGTGAAGACGTATTAACTGACGCGATGCAAAAAACTTTAGAGGCGAAACAGCTGTTGCAAAATGGCACGGTTGCTTCCATCTGGGATGCTGTAAAAGAGGTCGATTTGTCTCGAAGCGCTTTTTATAAGTATCGTGATGCCGTTTTTCCTTTTCACTCGATTGTTCAGGAACGAATTTTAACAATCTTTATTCAGCTACAAGACCGTAAAGGCACGCTTGCGAAATTACTTGAAACGGTTTCAGAGGCACATTGTAATGTGTTGACGATTCATCAAACAATTCCGATTCAAGGCCGTGCCAATGTAACACTTTCATTGGATGTGACAAGCATGTCCTATGAGTTAGATGACCTCGTTCGTAGCTTAAAGCAACTTGAATTTATCGAGTCTGCTGAAGTGATTAGCTCAGGTGCACTATAA
- the obgE gene encoding GTPase ObgE: protein MFVDHVKVYVRGGDGGDGMVAFRREKYVPNGGPAGGDGGHGGNVVFEVEEGLRTLMDFRYKRHFAAERGEHGMSKGMHGRKSKDMIIKVPPGTVVMNAETKVVIADLVEHGQQAVIAKAGRGGRGNCRFATPANPAPELAEKGEPGQELDVILELKVLADVGLVGFPSVGKSTLLSVVSSAKPKIGAYHFTTIVPNLGMVETDDGRSFAMADLPGLIEGAHQGVGLGMQFLRHIERTRVIVHVIDMSGMEGRDPYDDYVTINKELEQYNLRLLERPQIIVANKMDMPNAEENLEAFKKKISEDVKIFPVSAVSRQGLKPLLFEAADLIDVTPEFLLHEIEDEESDATVLYKHEGSGGDFEITRDDDGAFVLSGYTIERLFKMTDFSREDGIRRFARQLRAMGVDEELRKRGAENGNTVRLMEFEFDFVD, encoded by the coding sequence ATGTTTGTCGATCACGTAAAGGTTTATGTTAGAGGTGGAGACGGCGGAGATGGAATGGTTGCATTCCGTCGTGAAAAATATGTACCAAATGGTGGACCAGCTGGTGGAGATGGCGGTCACGGTGGTAACGTAGTATTTGAGGTAGAAGAAGGCTTACGTACATTAATGGACTTCCGATATAAGCGTCACTTTGCGGCAGAGCGCGGAGAACACGGTATGAGTAAAGGGATGCACGGTCGTAAATCGAAAGACATGATTATTAAAGTGCCACCTGGTACAGTCGTTATGAACGCGGAAACGAAAGTGGTCATTGCGGACTTAGTCGAGCATGGTCAACAGGCGGTTATTGCAAAGGCTGGTCGTGGAGGTCGTGGGAACTGTCGTTTTGCGACACCTGCAAACCCTGCACCTGAGTTAGCAGAAAAAGGTGAACCAGGACAAGAGTTAGATGTTATTTTAGAATTAAAAGTATTAGCAGACGTTGGTTTAGTTGGCTTCCCATCGGTTGGGAAATCAACACTATTATCGGTTGTCTCTTCAGCTAAGCCAAAAATTGGTGCGTACCACTTCACTACAATTGTACCGAACTTAGGGATGGTTGAAACAGATGATGGTCGCTCATTTGCAATGGCTGATTTACCAGGATTAATCGAAGGCGCACACCAAGGTGTTGGTCTAGGTATGCAATTCCTTCGTCATATTGAACGCACACGTGTTATCGTCCATGTGATTGATATGTCTGGTATGGAAGGGCGCGATCCATATGATGACTATGTCACAATTAATAAAGAATTAGAACAATACAACTTACGCTTATTAGAACGTCCACAAATAATCGTTGCCAATAAAATGGACATGCCAAATGCAGAAGAAAACTTAGAAGCATTTAAGAAGAAAATTAGCGAAGATGTGAAAATATTCCCAGTTTCAGCGGTTTCTCGTCAAGGATTAAAGCCGTTATTATTTGAAGCGGCTGACTTAATCGACGTAACACCAGAATTTTTACTGCATGAAATTGAAGATGAAGAATCGGATGCAACGGTGCTTTATAAGCATGAAGGATCAGGTGGAGACTTCGAAATTACACGTGACGATGATGGTGCATTTGTCCTTTCTGGATATACAATTGAACGTCTATTTAAAATGACAGACTTTAGTCGTGAAGATGGAATTCGTCGATTTGCTCGTCAGTTACGTGCGATGGGTGTTGACGAAGAGTTACGTAAACGTGGCGCAGAAAACGGTAATACAGTACGTTTAATGGAATTTGAATTTGACTTTGTCGATTAA
- a CDS encoding Spo0B domain-containing protein translates to MTVKSLTVNEALRFANHDFLNHLHLIQMNLDLQRVNEAKETIAQLSEHCKMLSNINQLKLPKTVEWLQTVSWCYPAIQMCLSSHVAAQVNSKYDEAIVQYLENTIIHVYESLDPYEQQQLQLSIESNEKQCHITFHLTGKWQHALFHTEQNILNVKTYEQTDTSWKYVLSIYEE, encoded by the coding sequence GTGACCGTAAAATCTTTAACAGTAAATGAAGCATTGCGTTTTGCAAATCATGATTTTTTAAACCATCTTCATTTAATTCAAATGAATTTAGATTTACAGCGAGTAAATGAAGCGAAAGAAACTATTGCACAATTATCTGAACATTGTAAAATGCTTTCTAACATTAATCAACTCAAGTTACCGAAAACCGTAGAATGGCTTCAAACCGTTAGTTGGTGTTATCCTGCCATACAAATGTGCCTGTCTAGTCATGTAGCGGCACAAGTAAATAGCAAGTACGATGAAGCAATCGTTCAATACTTGGAAAATACAATTATTCATGTATATGAAAGTTTAGATCCGTATGAACAGCAGCAGCTACAATTAAGCATCGAATCAAATGAAAAACAATGTCATATTACATTTCATTTGACGGGCAAGTGGCAGCATGCGCTATTCCATACAGAACAGAATATTTTAAATGTGAAAACATATGAACAAACGGATACATCGTGGAAATATGTTTTGAGCATATATGAGGAGTGA
- the rpmA gene encoding 50S ribosomal protein L27: MLLLTLDLQFFASKKGVGSTKNGRDSESKRLGAKRADGQFVTGGSILYRQRGTKIYPGTNVGRGGDDTLFATVDGVVKFERMGRDKKKVSVYPTAQEA; encoded by the coding sequence ATGTTATTATTAACTTTAGATCTACAATTCTTCGCATCTAAAAAAGGTGTAGGTTCTACTAAAAACGGACGTGACTCTGAGTCAAAACGTTTAGGCGCTAAACGTGCTGACGGTCAATTCGTAACTGGTGGTTCAATTCTTTACCGTCAACGCGGTACAAAAATTTACCCAGGTACAAACGTAGGACGTGGTGGTGACGATACACTATTCGCAACAGTTGATGGCGTTGTAAAATTCGAACGCATGGGCCGCGATAAGAAAAAAGTATCTGTATACCCAACAGCTCAAGAAGCATAA
- a CDS encoding ribosomal-processing cysteine protease Prp, whose protein sequence is MITVTINSDANRKSYGFEISGHALSDVYGRDLVCAGASAVSFGAVNAIAHLTGITPDIEQGAEGGYLKVTLPTDLDTETDDKLQVILNTMVTQFYTMTASYSEFIELKYKIV, encoded by the coding sequence ATGATTACAGTTACAATTAACAGCGATGCAAATCGTAAATCGTATGGATTTGAAATATCAGGTCATGCATTGTCAGATGTTTATGGACGTGACTTAGTTTGTGCTGGTGCTTCTGCTGTTTCTTTCGGAGCAGTGAATGCAATTGCACATCTTACAGGCATTACACCAGACATTGAGCAAGGCGCAGAAGGTGGTTACTTAAAGGTAACGTTACCAACAGACTTAGATACTGAAACAGACGACAAACTTCAGGTGATTCTGAACACAATGGTTACGCAGTTTTATACAATGACGGCGAGCTATTCAGAATTTATCGAATTGAAATATAAAATAGTCTAG
- the rplU gene encoding 50S ribosomal protein L21 encodes MYAIIETGGKQIKVEAGQEIYVEKLGVAADEIVTFDKVLFVGGETVKVGAPTVAGATVTAKVVKEGKQKKITVFKMKAKKNYRRKQGHRQPYTKLVVETINA; translated from the coding sequence ATGTACGCAATTATCGAAACTGGTGGTAAACAAATTAAAGTTGAAGCAGGTCAAGAAATCTATGTTGAAAAACTAGGTGTGGCTGCTGACGAAATCGTAACTTTCGACAAAGTTTTATTCGTAGGTGGAGAAACAGTTAAAGTTGGAGCTCCAACAGTTGCTGGTGCTACTGTAACAGCGAAAGTTGTTAAAGAAGGTAAGCAAAAGAAAATTACTGTTTTCAAAATGAAAGCGAAAAAGAACTACCGTCGTAAGCAAGGTCACCGTCAACCGTACACTAAATTAGTAGTTGAAACTATCAACGCTTAA
- a CDS encoding M50 family metallopeptidase, with protein MKIAIHPLFLLLLLLFVLSGNIALYSVILMSLFLHELGHFIAAKLVGARIERCIIVPYGGEMTLKNEHQLSYKKLTIIALGGPIATVLGILIALTLPTILREGFINAQLILLSINLLPIWPLDGGKIVCYGLLHYFPKSVIFETYLSLSIGLLTVLVLVSLIMLPESISLTILSLFLLSKVIGEWKTRKYRSAFEKLVMKRLT; from the coding sequence ATGAAAATCGCTATTCACCCACTTTTTTTGTTGCTACTTCTGTTGTTTGTCCTATCAGGGAATATTGCATTGTATAGTGTGATTCTCATGTCATTATTTCTTCATGAACTCGGTCACTTTATTGCTGCGAAATTAGTTGGCGCACGGATAGAACGCTGTATCATTGTACCGTATGGCGGAGAAATGACATTAAAAAATGAACATCAACTTTCATACAAAAAATTAACGATTATCGCACTTGGAGGGCCCATTGCAACCGTTTTAGGGATTTTAATCGCATTGACGTTGCCCACCATTTTACGAGAAGGATTTATAAATGCACAATTAATTTTACTTTCAATTAATTTACTGCCGATTTGGCCATTAGATGGAGGGAAGATTGTTTGCTACGGTTTGTTGCATTATTTTCCAAAGTCGGTTATTTTTGAAACGTATTTATCGCTCTCAATTGGTTTACTTACGGTGCTCGTTTTAGTATCATTAATCATGCTACCAGAATCTATTTCACTCACGATACTAAGTCTTTTTTTATTGAGCAAAGTAATAGGTGAATGGAAAACGAGAAAATACCGATCAGCATTTGAAAAACTTGTAATGAAGCGGTTGACTTGA
- a CDS encoding M23 family metallopeptidase translates to MKKWQWVIASILFFTILSFNTFGDITVKRTIKRVVYSSEDLIVMRSVLSDIAFPKDKQVTVNATPDESIEQLLAYAMIERYNEGFLLSYEEPLLLKALYDGLIVFTGHTKYNGKTISIIYENGTTVTFGYVDQFSVLPYMTVSKGEVIAVKEKGKLYIQIEKGGEVYNLEQTTKWLKEQHT, encoded by the coding sequence TTGAAAAAGTGGCAATGGGTAATCGCAAGTATCCTATTTTTTACGATACTGAGTTTTAACACATTCGGTGACATAACTGTTAAACGAACAATCAAGAGGGTCGTATACAGCTCTGAGGACTTAATAGTTATGCGCTCGGTATTGTCGGATATCGCTTTTCCAAAAGATAAACAAGTGACAGTGAATGCGACACCCGATGAATCGATTGAGCAGCTGTTAGCTTATGCGATGATTGAACGTTATAACGAAGGATTTTTATTGTCATATGAAGAACCACTGTTATTGAAAGCGCTATATGACGGACTAATTGTTTTTACGGGACATACAAAATATAACGGGAAAACGATTTCCATTATATATGAGAATGGTACAACAGTTACATTTGGGTATGTTGATCAATTTTCGGTATTGCCTTATATGACCGTTTCCAAGGGAGAAGTGATTGCGGTAAAAGAAAAAGGGAAACTTTATATTCAAATTGAAAAAGGTGGAGAAGTATATAATTTAGAACAAACAACAAAGTGGCTGAAAGAACAACATACATAA
- the minD gene encoding septum site-determining protein MinD: MGEAIVITSGKGGVGKTTTSANLGTALALQGKKVCLVDTDIGLRNLDVILGLENRIIYDLVDVIEGRCKTHQALVKDKRVDDKLFLLPAAQNTDKNAVVPEQMKVLIDELKREFDYVLIDCPAGIEQGYRNAIAGADHAIVVTTPEISAVRDADRIIGLLEQEQITPPKLIINRIRKHLMNSGDAMDITDVTTHLSIDLLGIIVDSEDVISSSNKGEPIVMNPNNKASVGYRNIARRILGDSVPLMTLDDEQPKGMFAKLKAIFK, from the coding sequence GTGGGAGAGGCAATCGTTATAACTTCTGGAAAAGGCGGAGTAGGTAAAACGACTACGTCTGCAAATTTAGGCACTGCATTAGCATTGCAAGGGAAGAAAGTTTGTTTAGTAGATACAGATATCGGACTGCGTAATTTAGATGTAATTTTAGGGCTGGAAAACCGAATTATTTATGATTTGGTGGATGTGATTGAAGGTCGTTGTAAAACGCATCAAGCACTTGTGAAGGACAAGCGCGTTGATGATAAACTATTTTTACTTCCAGCAGCACAAAATACCGATAAAAATGCTGTAGTACCAGAACAAATGAAAGTGTTAATAGATGAATTGAAGCGTGAATTTGATTATGTATTAATAGATTGTCCTGCTGGGATTGAGCAAGGTTATCGAAATGCTATTGCAGGCGCTGACCATGCGATCGTTGTGACAACACCTGAAATTTCAGCTGTTCGTGATGCGGATCGTATTATTGGCCTATTAGAACAAGAACAAATTACACCACCCAAACTCATTATTAACCGAATCCGTAAACATTTAATGAATAGTGGTGATGCAATGGATATTACAGATGTGACGACGCATCTATCCATTGATTTATTAGGAATTATTGTAGATAGTGAGGATGTCATTAGCTCTTCAAATAAGGGAGAGCCGATTGTCATGAATCCAAACAATAAGGCGTCAGTTGGCTATCGTAATATTGCACGTCGTATTTTAGGTGACTCTGTTCCGTTAATGACGCTCGACGATGAGCAACCAAAAGGGATGTTTGCAAAATTAAAGGCCATCTTTAAATAA